CTAGCTGTCAACTAAAACTAACGCCACAAACATTTCACCTGGTcactattttgtctttttatgaaAAGAATACTATGAAAGCACACAATGTTGAATTATCCATATAATTCCTAAAATAGTCAATTTGACAGAGAGCAAGCGGGCTCGTCAACTAGCCTAGCCACAATGATACAGCAAACCGGTAGCCAGCGTTGTTTTTGAATGAAGCGAGGcgtcattattattaaattcttgcaaaacgagcacatatttatttaaattaccTTGAGCACACGTAACAGAGCTAGGTGGCACCAATTAATGGCGAATATACCCCTAAACGCcacaaaataccaaaaaatcCACCTACATTGTCGGTCCCGTCCCCCTCCATCTTGAAAATCATGATTCCGTTTGAGAGGTTGCGTATTTCCGGTATAATTCTTCTTCTTGGGTATAGTGATGTGCGCACAGTTCCACCCAGtggttaaatacagtatatgccaccGCAAATAAACCATTGTAAAACAGGAGTTTCAAGATTCTAATAAACTTTATAGCAATGTTTGCACAATTTTAAGTTTGCAAATTATGTCACTTAGAGTGTGCtcatatatttaattattagAAGAGTAATCGTAATGTGTGGGGCAAAGCAGGACCAGCCACACCAGTTTAAAGTGCTCACTGAAAGCCCCTGAGGACTCAGGCTAGTCCAAACATGCACAATGCATAATCTCACCTCCCATACCATTTACAAAAGACACTAAAAAGTATGTGCATTTGTCAGTATGTTTATTGTACAAAATATTCCAAATGTATAAAAGATAAATGTTGCTACTTTTTGGATGTTATCAAATTCTAAGTGCCTTCTGTACCAAACAATTTAGCAAATATGCAACGTAGAAAGTAATTAACCCACttgcaacaagaaaaaaatcacagattGTCAGACGCAACATTATAACAACATGCAAATATtcagtatgtaaaaaaaaaaaaaaagacaaaccatTCCCCtgaaaaaagtattattttgcATGCAAAACATATATTGTTCTACATAAAAATATCCTACCATAAAAAAATTCTGCCATGGCTTCAAAGTGTGCAGAAAGTATTAGCACATAACAAAATGATATGACTTTCAAACATACAATAGATCAACAGACACCCTTTCAAATTAAGAGTGCTAGTAAGAGAGGCCCAGCCAGCACCGACGCTAAAAGCATTGTACCATAAACACGATATTGCAGAAGAGGCTCAATACAGggcaaaaaaagaacattacgACATTTGAAATGGCTTTGGTGCAGGATACTTGCATTCAGAAGCTAGAATAGGAATGTACATGTAAACTGGATCAATGATTGTGACACCACTGTGGAGATGTGTTTAGCTGAGTCTGATCCCTAGAACCTGCTCCAACTCTTGTTTCTTCTGCTGCACCTGTATACAAACATTAGTCTGTCATTTGCTTCTCTCATCAAGAGTGCATTGTCTTTCTATGTTGACATACTTTGAAGTAGATGTATCTGCCTACTGCCTCAGGCATCCATGGCGCCTGGTAGAACTCAGTCCTTCTCTCCTCCTCTGGATTCCCCGTCACGTCTGTCATCAactagtggggggggggggaaatggtATTATGGTTTGGGAAATACATAATAATCGCACATGTTGGAATtgatgtttcccctcaatgaaccacagctccttTAGCACTAATGCAACCATGACACTAACACCACCTTGTGTTgctagctatttagacaataacagaggtgtgttgagtcatttttagtggacagtaaatttatactgcaatacaagctgtacacagactactctaacATATACCCATCTTTTATTTCTATGGTATTGTCCCTTAACAAGACGTACTGTTATAAAAACACCGTTATGTTGCATTCACCTTCAGATCTCTGCACTGAGACTTGAGCCAGTCCTGGATGAAGTCCTGAGGGTTGTTGCTGAAGCTCAACATGAAGTCTCTCTCTGTCTTCAGCTGGTTGATGTACTCGATCGTCTCGTGTATCTGCAGCCAAATAGGTGTCAAAGTGGCACACAAATACTACTATTCTTGTTCATTACGCAAAAAGGGAGCAAACCTTCATCTCCAATGCGGCGATTTCCTGCTGGTTGGTCGTAGAGGACAAGAAGCTGCTCATTTGGGCCTTCAGAGGGTCGTCCACCTCCACATCGATGTCGTAGCATGCCGTCTTCTTCTGGTCATTGGGGTCCACGCTGCTCAAgggtaaacagacacacaaaaaagggaCTGCATTGATGGGAAAGGGATTACAccccataaaataaaaaaacaaaagctacCTGATCATGTGATTAATAACAATGGGGTCAGGGTGCTGGAGAAGCCCAGCCAGCTTCATAGGAATCTCACAGAACCTCATGCGAGAGCAGCTGAAAATCTGTTGTGTAAAAAGCAGATTTATTGTTGAAGTATGTAACAACACAAACCAttcttattacagtatatcttctcaagggacaatactatgaGTGAAACTTGATTTACTTtatagtagtcagtgtacacctTATATATTGGTATTTGGACAATAATGGCTATATTTCTataaaagctgtacactgacaacTCCTTACATCCTTGAGAAGATCTACCAAAATGGTTGCTGTTATGTGAGCACTGGTGTAGTCACTTTAGTGAAACAGTGAAGTAATACTTGTCTAAAGTAGCGATTGCAGTTGATGTACTCCTTCTCATGACTATCTTGCAGCTTGTTGTTCTTGATGTAGAGCCAAAGAGCCTGCATGATGCTGGACCGCGTCTGCGTGTGCACGCCAAGCAGACGAGCTAGTCGTAGATCCAGTTTGTACTGAGGAGGCTGTGCCAGCAAAGAAGgagaaaaaatatctttttttttcttttaaatgataACAGAGAGGAGGTGCTAAGTGCGcgcctgtacacacacacacacacacacacacctggtgGTCAAGCATGAGCAGAAGGGTGCATTTGACGTTCACGTCACCGGGTCTTTTCACCTGGAAACCGTCAGTCTCCTGAGTGGTGGGCATTCTGTGCCactgaaacattaaagtaaacatttttagtaTCATTCAGTATGTACAGATAGCTACTGTTCAGAATAATTGTATAATTGTTGTATAACGCTTATCTTGTTTGAAGTGTGTTCAACACgtgttttaagtgttttattGCATTGAAAGTGTTTTAACTGCATCTTACTGCGTTTAACATCAACCTGTCCAGAGACAACAGATGAAAATTAACCTATAGTCTGGCATATTTACATATCATGTATATGTTGGTTAATATGTACTGTCCCtaatttaaagaaataaaaaatagtggCCCAACAAGCTGCTAGTGataccaaacaaaaaaatgttttcatacaaTGTACATATCCAGTTTTAAGTTTTTCAGTACATTCAGTACATTTTTCTGTACATTCTCATTTAATAGCATGCAATagcaaacttttgactggtactgtgtgTTAAACTATTAAACCACAAAAACATATTCGTCAATGTAATAATGAGTTTTAATTTTGAGTGGACTAAATTTGTTTAGACTTCTTCCTTTTGTGTGGATTGTTGATGAATTGCTTCAAGAATGCAGTACGTGGTTACAACCAGCTGAGACGCTATTAATTCTCGACTGGTTCACAAAATAAAGAAGAGGAAGACATAAaaccatgcatccatccatgtgtaaaaacacactttccTTAGTAGTTTCTGCCCTTCCTACAGCATTCGCTCTCAACatatttgcagatttcacttctCTGCTTTTAAATtcgaaattgtaattttttttaaataacttaaaTAGCAAAAGGtgtgatggcgctatctgcagggaaaaaaacagtgctGCAGccatgaatccagcagagggtgctctctcacaagtcaattcacttaACATTttgcagcaggaagatgctttgacaaaatGCCATGTTGTGTAACGGTAtgttttgtaagtacaatactgtaaaatgtatgcctgtaattgtctcttaatgtgtaaaacagaatttaaaatgtatttaataagtGTGAGAGGAATATTATAGGATTTAAAGCAGGTGCTTCTAAACTTTTTACACCAAagaccacatactgaaaaatgaaaggatgcaatggcCATTTTGGtgttgtaaaccaacacatgtaaatattctaagaagttacatatatttcaagaaaaaaaaatgcatctcagctttgtgatacaagtgaaaaagcatattattagtatgatgATGGATCGTTGCTCTTCTTGCccccaattttgctgttttttccaaatatttctaatTTCTTCTtatataatctttgtacattttctttttattccattattttttatatatttattatatgacATTTTCccatattgtaacttttccccaacgtaattttccaaaattacaattttattttgttttgtttttttttctcttaaatttcaactttataatactaaaatatgttattttttcttatattacgATGCTTTTCTcaaaaaattatgactttttttgtgtgattacaagttttttgtcataatattttgacattcttgaaaaattactgttgctttttatttttatgtttccttttcaattatatttttagaatgtgcgaaCCAATAAAAGAATAGCCgatggctgcactttggacacccctggttagagtatcaaaaatagAGGTTTAGGGCTATTTGGGTGCGTTGAATGTAACCGCCACAAGTAGGAGGGCTCTAttgtataaataataacaatacatttgtaAGTGGCaacaattactgtattttccggactatacgtcgctccggagtacaagtggcaggaccagccaaaccatgaaaaaaagtgtgacttatagtcggGAAAATATGGTACCAAGTGTCCTGACAGTCAGTTTATTCAAAATGAATCAAATGGCCATGCTAAATTACACCTCCAAACCCCCCAAAATTTGACTGTACAACTTTAAGACTGTATCATTTGAACATATTTTGACGACGGTGAAGCAAGTTTTTGAATATAGAGACTAGATTACAATAAAAATAGGAGAGGAAGCATAAAAATAGGAGAGAAAGCAATTTAAAAAGGGCTGGTTTAACCTTGTCTATGTGTTGTTCTCTCTCACTCAGCAGCACTGACCCTGAACCATGTCAAACAAATCCTGTGCCAAAAAAGATTCATTGCTTCCAGGACTTTCTGTGGCTGTTGGTGAACAGCACTGCTGTGCACGTGTTTGATTCCTgggtgtaaaagtaaaaaacaaaaagaacaaatgcTTGTGAACTGAAGTCATACCTCCACCAAGTGGTTGTCGGGTCCATAAAGCTCCTTATCGAGCTCGATGACCAGGCTCTTGAAGAAAGATGAGAACTTCCTCTTCTGTTTGCCAGGCTGGGAACACATTGTGGGTAAAATAGAACATGAAGACAGCAAACATCTGCATTGTTGTGCTCTGAGCAAATTGAGGGGTGATGAAGCACCAAAACTGTAGACAAACAGCAAACGCGGTTGCACGCCTGCACCCTTCCCAGCCCCGTTTGCACAACATGACCTCTTTCACTTCTTctccaacatccttctctctgtcagcacacaaaaaaaaaaaaaaaaaaaaaaaaaaaaaagtctcccaCAAGCCTGAACATCCCCTTTATGTGGCCCCAGATGACACCAGCAGTCGTGCTGGGATTGATGGAGGGAGGAGAGGCATGTCAGCCTTGCGGTATGTAACAGCCTGTGGTTTCAATTCCCGTCTTCAAACGGGCACGAGAGCCTGTGTGTCAGCAGTTGTGGGGCGGAATGGGGAGTGCTGTGAACACACATCTGGATGCGTAGTTGGAGCCAACTGCCGCTAAAGTGACCGAGAAGAGGAGCAACAATAGAGCCTGAAAATACTTCGGGAGTGAACACTAAGAAAGACTCCAATATCATCCGCTTACTTCCTCCAGAAGTCAGAAGCCAGTGGTCTTGGATTTTTAAGTGGTTTTACTGTTGAGACAAACCATTATgtgagttaaaaaataaataactgaatTATCAAAAAAGACACATCGACATGGCTGTGCAGCAAGTGCTTACCTAATTGGGCGTATCGGAAAACATTTTACTTAATCAAAGTGACACTCTATAAAAGTACCTGTAATAACCATTGGCATGATCTCACGGCCCCCCAGCAAGTGCAAACCTGAATAGACATCTCAGTAAACAGTTCACTTTTCACTTAAATCTTAATGACACCTTTAAAAAGTGTCTGTAATACACACCAGCATGATCTCACGGCCCTTCAGCAAGTGCAAACATAAAATGGCGTCTCAGTAGACAGCTCACATCTCACTTAATCAAAATGACTCCTTTTAGAAGTGTCTCAAATACACATCTGCATGGTCTTAAGTCCGTGTAGCAAGTGCAACCCTGAATGAGCAAATCAGAGAACAGCTCACATCTTACTTAACCAAAATTATAAAGTATATACAGTCttacctcggttaacatccgccccagttagcacgtttttcggttaacatccaaattttttgcaaaaattttgccttggcttgcgttcaccCGCTCATTTAGCATCCGCAATACCACCTGGTTTGTTTATGCCACCATTTGGATCGCGTGTCCAAGACAAAATCTTGCAATACTTGCATGTAATCGTGCAATGTATTGTGGGACGCAGGCAACAGAGTTTATTTATATAAGAGTTGTAGAGAGAGACACGGCGTTCCAAACACAGTGACCTCAAAAAAGAGAAAGGCAATGCTCCATACCGAGACAAGGAGCAAGCAAAACCTCTGAATTTTACATCTTAACGAGAACCGTCATCATTTCAGAGCTATGAGCGCTGTGTTGGCACGAAATGACCACGCTCCCGCACGACTTAAtgtatttacaccttgtcaagtttACATCTAGTGCACAACAATAGTATGCGCAACTCGCATTGTTCCCACATGAGTATgtattgtcaccaccactttcgcatccgtgaagcagtggTGGCATTATTCGTTCCCGCCCTTTCCCGCTTGGTGTCACGCGGGCATTACagttagcttcattaattccattATTTGCAAGAGACCTACTTGAGAATTTCCCCGACTTGCTCCAAggggtggtggaaaagttaacccattcatgtgaatgagacacgcagAGGCACGCTTTGATACACACCGCccacattgtttgcacataggttgGGGTGTGTTTGCGGTGCCTTTATGGATTTTACATTAGTCAAATGTGACAGCAGCACTATTTTTTTCCAAGGGTGTccactacaggtaaaatgatTAAATGTTCACGTTTGtagcattgttttttgaatgtaaaaaaaagtttaaaagtgttaaaaagtcTTTAACAGACCTCTCCGCATAGATTTTTGTGGCATGAGTGAAAAAactgtttaaattttttttttttataaaataaataaataaataaataaatatcaaggATTGCCAtccaagcataatctcctctTGTCCCCATCCCTCTATGCAAAACtatgtaaaagtgatgttaaatgttcagttgtccattcttttgtcattatttttgcattattttgtgttaaactataattattgtctataaaatgtgctttttgtgttaacatttttgggtgccgccaacagattaattggatttacattattttctttgggaaaatttgctttggttattGGTAATTTTGGTTTGAATCggcccttctggaacagattaatgatgttaaccaagccACCACTGTATTATAAAAGTGCTTCTAATACACACTGGCCTGAAAGTACTTGTATATAATATGCTTACTTCCTCCAGAAGTTTTCCTTCCACTCTCAATTCCCAGGAGGACACCTTCTCTGCCTCCTCACCCTCAGGCTTGCAAGGGGTGTACGTGTTGGAAATGTAGATCCTCAGCTTGCGTTTTTGCTGCATTGTTGGAAAGACACAAGCAGAACTTTAAAGACAATCTGACGGAAAGGGCTCCTAAATCAAGAATGAAACGAGAAAAATTAAAAGCAGATTATTCAGTTACATCTGCACAATTGACACTGTCACATGGGTATTAAGATCATTTGCAACAGCACAGAACTGCAAAGTGCTCTTtagagagctgtttctaatattctaCCTAGATCATAGGGCTAAATGGCCCGAGTATTGACAGTAAAACACAAAATGGAATATAAACATAATGAAATGGTGGTGCACCACAGGGGAGTGATTTAGGTTTCTTTCAATTATTGTTGTTATGTGATGTCATGTACCATTATGGGCTTCTTGATAGCCTCCTGTATCTCCATACGTTTACGGGCGATGGTCTGGTCCAGTTTCCTCTCAAAAGCCAAGAGGTCCATGTAGGCCTGGGACTCTGGGACCAGGTCTCTGATCTATCAAATCGACAGTTTGTGGAATAGGCCGTTGATCAAACCCATAATAATCCCTTGTATGTTAATGTTTCAAGAGATGAAAGCTCTTACTCTCTGTGGGAGAACCTTGTCTGCCATCTTACGTCTTTTTGCCCTAAAGGACAGCAAAAACATCACATGAGCATCAATGCCAACTGCTCACGAAATTATGATTAACTTATAGAGACAAGAAACAAGTTCACTCCAAACCTGCCTAAAGAAATA
This sequence is a window from Dunckerocampus dactyliophorus isolate RoL2022-P2 chromosome 2, RoL_Ddac_1.1, whole genome shotgun sequence. Protein-coding genes within it:
- the smarcd2 gene encoding SWI/SNF-related matrix-associated actin-dependent regulator of chromatin subfamily D member 2, which translates into the protein MTAKGGFTGPPMNPSVNPMNIGHAAGLRMPGMPQTPGGFPRSMTGAPQYPQRPGMTLNRVGGHMGSMGGQLPGPSYGAGGGVGMPMRPSMGPPSLDVSRKRLFHHHHHHHQQQQQQQEALGRRGAKRRKMADKVLPQRIRDLVPESQAYMDLLAFERKLDQTIARKRMEIQEAIKKPIMQKRKLRIYISNTYTPCKPEGEEAEKVSSWELRVEGKLLEEPGKQKRKFSSFFKSLVIELDKELYGPDNHLVEWHRMPTTQETDGFQVKRPGDVNVKCTLLLMLDHQPPQYKLDLRLARLLGVHTQTRSSIMQALWLYIKNNKLQDSHEKEYINCNRYFRQIFSCSRMRFCEIPMKLAGLLQHPDPIVINHMISVDPNDQKKTACYDIDVEVDDPLKAQMSSFLSSTTNQQEIAALEMKIHETIEYINQLKTERDFMLSFSNNPQDFIQDWLKSQCRDLKLMTDVTGNPEEERRTEFYQAPWMPEAVGRYIYFKVQQKKQELEQVLGIRLS